From the Leucoraja erinacea ecotype New England chromosome 33, Leri_hhj_1, whole genome shotgun sequence genome, one window contains:
- the glceb gene encoding D-glucuronyl C5-epimerase B isoform X1 gives MYDVNMRCLAARVNYKTLIIICALFTLVTVLLWNKCSSDKAIHFPRHLSHLENLVGKGALEKREFDSEDDNDLANLLRGGKPAAKQPSADAFHQEQQRAPPVASILNNNANKLLSIKYEEMDCLINDDYTIKGRQEGNEVYLPFNWIEKYFEVYGKIAQYDGYERFEFSHSYSKVYTPRGTYRPDGVFMSFEGYNVEVRDRVKCISGIEGVPLSTQWGPQGYFYPIQIAQYGLSHYSKNLTEKPPHAEVYEDVEKRDKSTKQTDWMVPKGCTVSTVFDKTRSSNVNQFATPESSEGVSLLLGNTKDFIISFEIKFSTNGSVSVVLETTEKNQLFTIHYVTNSQLIAFKDKAIYYGIGPRTSWSTITRDLVTDLKKGVGLSNTKAVKQTKIMPKKVVRLVAKGKGFIDNITIVTTAHMPAFFAASDWLVRNQDDKGGWPIMVTRKLGEGFKSLEPGWYSAMAQGQAMSTLVRAYLLTREQVYLNSALRAIMPFTLKSEDHGVKAVFMNKYDWYEEYPTAPSSFVLNGFIYSLLGLYDLKETAGDKLGQEAKKLYDRGMDSLKAMLPLFDTGSGTIYDLRHFMLGTAPNLARWDYHTTHINQLQLLSTVDDAPVFKEFVKRWKSYLKGGRAKHN, from the exons gTATGATGTGAATATGCGTTGCTTGGCAGCTCGAGTGAACTACAAGACCTTGATTATCATCTGTGCTCTATTTACACTGGTCACTGTACTTTTGTGGAATAAATGCTCGAGTGACAAAGCAATTCATTTTCCAAGACATCTCAGCCACCTGGAGAACCTGGTTGGAAAAGGAGCATTGGAAAAGAGAGAATTTGATTCTGAAGACGACAACGATCTGGCTAACCTTTTAAGAGGGGGAAAGCCTGCAGCAAAGCAGCCATCTGCAGATGCATTCCACCAGGAACAGCAGAGGGCTCCTCCTGTTGCCAGTATTCTGAACAACAATGCCAATAAACTGTTGAGTATTAAATATGAAGAAATGGATTGTTTAATAAATGATGACTACACAATAAAAGGCAGGCAGGAAGGCAATGAGGTTTATCTGCCCTTCAACTGGATTGAGAAATATTTTGAGGTTTATGGAAAGATTGCCCAGTATGATGGTTACGAACGGTTTGAGTTTTCTCACAGTTATTCAAAAGTATACACCCCACGGGGTACTTACCGGCCAGATGGGGTATTCATGTCATTTGAAGGCTACAATGTGGAAGTCCGCGATCGTGTGAAGTGCATCAGTGGTATTGAAG GCGTTCCTTTGTCCACACAGTGGGGACCGCAAGGTTATTTCTACCCTATTCAGATAGCACAATATGGGCTAAGTCATTACAGTAAAAACCTCACTGAAAAGCCTCCACATGCTGAAGTATATGAAGACGTGGAGAAAAGAGACAAAAGCACAAAGCAAACTGACTGGATGGTGCCCAAAGGTTGTACTGTTTCTACAGTCTTTGACAAAACAAGATCCAGCAATGTAAACCAGTTCGCCACCCCAG AATCTTCAGAGGGAGTTTCTCTGCTGCTTGGAAATACAAAagatttcatcatttcatttgaGATTAAATTCTCCACAAACGGTAGTGTTTCAGTGGTACTGGAGACGACTGAAAAGAACCAGCTGTTTACAATTCACTatgtcacaaattcacaacttataGCCTTCAAGGATAAAGCCATTTACTATGGCATAGGTCCTCGGACTAGCTGGAGTACTATCACGAGGGATCTTGTGACTGACCTGAAGAAAGGAGTTGGCTTGTCTAACACTAAGGCTGTAAAACAAACCAAAATAATGCCCAAGAAAGTCGTAAGGCTTGTTGCCAAGGGAAAAGGTTTTATTGACAACATCACGATAGTGACTACGGCACACATGCCTGCCTTCTTTGCTGCTAGTGACTGGCTGGTAAGAAATCAGGACGATAAAGGTGGCTGGCCAATTATGGTGACGCGCAAACTAGGCGAGGGATTCAAGTCTTTGGAGCCTGGCTGGTATTCGGCCATGGCCCAAGGTCAAGCCATGTCTACACTTGTAAGAGCCTACCTGCTTACAAGGGAACAGGTGTACCTCAATTCAGCCTTACGGGCAATCATGCCCTTTACGCTCAAGTCAGAGGATCATGGGGTAAAAGCTGTGTTCATGAATAAATACGATTGGTATGAAGAATACCCAACTGCTCCCAGCTCTTTTGTTTTGAATGGCTTCATATACTCTCTACTAGGTCTATATGATCTGAAAGAAACAGCAGGTGATAAACTAGGACAAGAAGCGAAGAAACTCTACGATCGAGGCATGGACTCTTTGAAAGCCATGCTTCCACTGTTTGACACTGGCTCAGGTACAATCTATGATCTCCGCCATTTCATGCTTGGTACAGCTCCAAACCTGGCACGCTGGGACTATCACACCACCCACATCAACCAGCTGCAACTGCTGAGCACAGTCGACGATGCGCCTGTCTTTAAAGAATTTGTGAAAAGATGGAAGTCCTATTTAAAAGGAGGGAGGGCTAAGCACAACTAG
- the glceb gene encoding D-glucuronyl C5-epimerase B isoform X2, with the protein MRCLAARVNYKTLIIICALFTLVTVLLWNKCSSDKAIHFPRHLSHLENLVGKGALEKREFDSEDDNDLANLLRGGKPAAKQPSADAFHQEQQRAPPVASILNNNANKLLSIKYEEMDCLINDDYTIKGRQEGNEVYLPFNWIEKYFEVYGKIAQYDGYERFEFSHSYSKVYTPRGTYRPDGVFMSFEGYNVEVRDRVKCISGIEGVPLSTQWGPQGYFYPIQIAQYGLSHYSKNLTEKPPHAEVYEDVEKRDKSTKQTDWMVPKGCTVSTVFDKTRSSNVNQFATPESSEGVSLLLGNTKDFIISFEIKFSTNGSVSVVLETTEKNQLFTIHYVTNSQLIAFKDKAIYYGIGPRTSWSTITRDLVTDLKKGVGLSNTKAVKQTKIMPKKVVRLVAKGKGFIDNITIVTTAHMPAFFAASDWLVRNQDDKGGWPIMVTRKLGEGFKSLEPGWYSAMAQGQAMSTLVRAYLLTREQVYLNSALRAIMPFTLKSEDHGVKAVFMNKYDWYEEYPTAPSSFVLNGFIYSLLGLYDLKETAGDKLGQEAKKLYDRGMDSLKAMLPLFDTGSGTIYDLRHFMLGTAPNLARWDYHTTHINQLQLLSTVDDAPVFKEFVKRWKSYLKGGRAKHN; encoded by the exons ATGCGTTGCTTGGCAGCTCGAGTGAACTACAAGACCTTGATTATCATCTGTGCTCTATTTACACTGGTCACTGTACTTTTGTGGAATAAATGCTCGAGTGACAAAGCAATTCATTTTCCAAGACATCTCAGCCACCTGGAGAACCTGGTTGGAAAAGGAGCATTGGAAAAGAGAGAATTTGATTCTGAAGACGACAACGATCTGGCTAACCTTTTAAGAGGGGGAAAGCCTGCAGCAAAGCAGCCATCTGCAGATGCATTCCACCAGGAACAGCAGAGGGCTCCTCCTGTTGCCAGTATTCTGAACAACAATGCCAATAAACTGTTGAGTATTAAATATGAAGAAATGGATTGTTTAATAAATGATGACTACACAATAAAAGGCAGGCAGGAAGGCAATGAGGTTTATCTGCCCTTCAACTGGATTGAGAAATATTTTGAGGTTTATGGAAAGATTGCCCAGTATGATGGTTACGAACGGTTTGAGTTTTCTCACAGTTATTCAAAAGTATACACCCCACGGGGTACTTACCGGCCAGATGGGGTATTCATGTCATTTGAAGGCTACAATGTGGAAGTCCGCGATCGTGTGAAGTGCATCAGTGGTATTGAAG GCGTTCCTTTGTCCACACAGTGGGGACCGCAAGGTTATTTCTACCCTATTCAGATAGCACAATATGGGCTAAGTCATTACAGTAAAAACCTCACTGAAAAGCCTCCACATGCTGAAGTATATGAAGACGTGGAGAAAAGAGACAAAAGCACAAAGCAAACTGACTGGATGGTGCCCAAAGGTTGTACTGTTTCTACAGTCTTTGACAAAACAAGATCCAGCAATGTAAACCAGTTCGCCACCCCAG AATCTTCAGAGGGAGTTTCTCTGCTGCTTGGAAATACAAAagatttcatcatttcatttgaGATTAAATTCTCCACAAACGGTAGTGTTTCAGTGGTACTGGAGACGACTGAAAAGAACCAGCTGTTTACAATTCACTatgtcacaaattcacaacttataGCCTTCAAGGATAAAGCCATTTACTATGGCATAGGTCCTCGGACTAGCTGGAGTACTATCACGAGGGATCTTGTGACTGACCTGAAGAAAGGAGTTGGCTTGTCTAACACTAAGGCTGTAAAACAAACCAAAATAATGCCCAAGAAAGTCGTAAGGCTTGTTGCCAAGGGAAAAGGTTTTATTGACAACATCACGATAGTGACTACGGCACACATGCCTGCCTTCTTTGCTGCTAGTGACTGGCTGGTAAGAAATCAGGACGATAAAGGTGGCTGGCCAATTATGGTGACGCGCAAACTAGGCGAGGGATTCAAGTCTTTGGAGCCTGGCTGGTATTCGGCCATGGCCCAAGGTCAAGCCATGTCTACACTTGTAAGAGCCTACCTGCTTACAAGGGAACAGGTGTACCTCAATTCAGCCTTACGGGCAATCATGCCCTTTACGCTCAAGTCAGAGGATCATGGGGTAAAAGCTGTGTTCATGAATAAATACGATTGGTATGAAGAATACCCAACTGCTCCCAGCTCTTTTGTTTTGAATGGCTTCATATACTCTCTACTAGGTCTATATGATCTGAAAGAAACAGCAGGTGATAAACTAGGACAAGAAGCGAAGAAACTCTACGATCGAGGCATGGACTCTTTGAAAGCCATGCTTCCACTGTTTGACACTGGCTCAGGTACAATCTATGATCTCCGCCATTTCATGCTTGGTACAGCTCCAAACCTGGCACGCTGGGACTATCACACCACCCACATCAACCAGCTGCAACTGCTGAGCACAGTCGACGATGCGCCTGTCTTTAAAGAATTTGTGAAAAGATGGAAGTCCTATTTAAAAGGAGGGAGGGCTAAGCACAACTAG